A stretch of the Clostridium fungisolvens genome encodes the following:
- a CDS encoding aminopeptidase P family protein, which produces MKRDIFINNRKRLFDKLEDGAMVVLLAGEALKKTADEIYPFTPNRNFYYITGINEEKHKVVLFKSNGVEEEILFIQKPDPVKEKWVGKTVRESEAMELSGIQTVLYLEDFNSTMNQKLSSGKVKAFYLDLERRSFEDRITLSEEFAQDISKRYPYITIKNAYGLISELRTIKSPEEIQEMKKAIDITIEGVNSLMKNAKSGLKEYELEAYFDFHLKKNGVKDFAFKTIAAAGKNATILHYVENNSTIKEDDLILFDLGAQYNYYNADITRTFPISGKFTGRQKAVYEAVLRVNEAIIDALRPGANFQEINNRATDLIAQECINLGLIKDKKDVKNYYWHSIGHGLGLDTHDVGERNVDLRPGMVYTVEPGIYIEEEGIGVRIEDDVLITESGNEVLTKAMIKSVEDIEKFMSSR; this is translated from the coding sequence TTGAAGAGAGATATTTTTATAAATAATAGAAAGAGACTTTTTGATAAACTTGAAGATGGAGCAATGGTTGTACTTTTAGCTGGAGAAGCACTTAAAAAAACAGCTGATGAAATATATCCATTTACGCCAAATAGAAATTTCTATTATATTACTGGAATAAACGAAGAAAAACATAAGGTAGTACTTTTTAAATCAAATGGAGTTGAAGAGGAAATTTTGTTTATACAAAAACCAGATCCAGTTAAAGAAAAATGGGTTGGTAAGACTGTAAGAGAATCTGAAGCAATGGAGCTGTCAGGGATTCAAACGGTTCTATATTTAGAAGATTTTAATAGTACTATGAATCAAAAGTTATCTTCAGGAAAGGTGAAAGCTTTTTATCTAGACTTGGAAAGAAGAAGTTTTGAAGACAGAATTACATTATCAGAAGAGTTTGCCCAGGATATATCAAAAAGATATCCTTATATAACTATAAAAAATGCGTATGGATTAATTTCAGAGCTTAGAACTATAAAGTCTCCTGAAGAAATACAGGAGATGAAAAAAGCTATTGATATAACTATAGAAGGTGTAAACTCACTAATGAAAAATGCAAAGTCAGGTTTAAAGGAGTATGAACTTGAAGCATATTTTGATTTTCATTTAAAGAAAAATGGGGTTAAGGATTTTGCATTTAAGACAATAGCAGCAGCAGGGAAAAATGCAACAATCCTGCACTATGTTGAAAATAATAGCACTATAAAGGAAGATGATCTTATATTATTTGACTTAGGTGCTCAATATAATTATTATAATGCAGATATTACTAGAACTTTCCCAATAAGCGGAAAGTTTACTGGAAGACAAAAAGCAGTTTATGAAGCTGTACTTAGAGTTAATGAAGCAATTATAGATGCATTAAGGCCAGGTGCAAATTTCCAGGAAATAAATAATAGGGCTACTGATTTAATAGCACAGGAATGTATTAACCTAGGACTTATAAAAGATAAGAAAGATGTTAAAAACTACTATTGGCATAGTATAGGACATGGACTAGGATTAGATACACATGATGTTGGCGAGAGAAATGTAGATCTAAGACCTGGAATGGTATATACGGTAGAACCAGGAATATATATAGAAGAGGAAGGTATTGGAGTAAGAATAGAAGATGATGTCCTCATAACAGAAAGTGGTAATGAGGTTCTTACTAAAGCTATGATAAAATCAGTAGAAGATATTGAGAAGTTTATGAGTAGTAGATAA
- a CDS encoding putative ABC transporter permease subunit, whose amino-acid sequence MNRVLLLTKIFLKTGFGNTRRGKRKTNSKIVNALILLFTVPMIMFGIGGMTFGIFEVLHQLNQEGLLIGMAYNLISVVIFIFGIMSVISIFYFSKDIDFVLPLPFKAHEISLAKFITVIIYQYMIQIFILLPAIGIYGYKTGAGIGFYLVSIICFIFMPILPVTYCSIIAMLLMRFTNLAKHKDAFRVITGLIAIFIAVGINIFSNTLGSRAGSSGDAQQFLNNLIANKNSAVAGLSNFFITAKIGTYATIAESTSKMAVNLVLFVLINILALVVFIVIADKLYLKGAVGNSESFGGRKELKKEVLDKSTKEKSQLMTWFNKELLLLFRTPAYLLNCISTIIIIPVALAMPMIAQGGIGKINETAKSVLADTHSFNIIIGVAFAVVIFFTATNPTASTSISREGDNLYISKFLPVSFMTQIMAKVLTSVLINSLLVIIFMIAGIVVGVPITLLLLIFILAILEVFMFSMLGILIDLQSPKLVWDDEQKAVKQNLNPLKCVLIGLVIGGVGAVATIFIGANYLISYFALAFITLVLNIVLYKILSTVGVKMFSNLTD is encoded by the coding sequence ATGAATAGAGTACTATTATTAACAAAGATATTCTTGAAAACAGGTTTTGGAAATACAAGAAGAGGGAAAAGAAAAACTAATTCTAAGATAGTAAACGCATTAATTTTATTATTTACCGTACCTATGATAATGTTTGGTATTGGAGGGATGACCTTTGGTATATTTGAAGTTCTTCATCAGCTTAATCAAGAAGGGCTTCTAATTGGTATGGCATATAACTTGATTTCCGTAGTAATATTTATATTTGGAATAATGTCTGTAATAAGTATTTTTTATTTCTCAAAAGATATAGATTTTGTGCTGCCACTTCCATTTAAAGCGCATGAGATATCTTTGGCTAAATTTATAACTGTAATAATATATCAATATATGATACAAATATTTATATTATTGCCGGCAATAGGTATATACGGTTATAAGACTGGAGCAGGTATAGGATTCTATCTAGTTTCTATAATATGTTTTATATTTATGCCAATATTGCCAGTGACATACTGCTCAATTATAGCTATGCTGCTTATGAGGTTCACAAATCTTGCAAAGCATAAAGATGCCTTTAGAGTTATTACTGGTCTAATAGCCATATTCATAGCAGTAGGTATAAATATCTTTTCAAATACTTTAGGATCAAGGGCAGGTTCATCTGGTGATGCACAGCAGTTTTTAAATAATCTAATTGCAAACAAGAATTCAGCAGTAGCAGGTCTTTCGAACTTTTTTATAACTGCGAAAATAGGAACCTATGCCACAATAGCAGAAAGTACTTCAAAAATGGCTGTTAATCTAGTTTTGTTTGTATTAATTAATATCTTAGCATTAGTTGTGTTTATAGTTATTGCTGATAAATTATATCTTAAGGGTGCAGTTGGAAATTCCGAGAGTTTTGGTGGTAGAAAAGAATTAAAGAAAGAAGTATTAGATAAGAGTACAAAAGAAAAGTCTCAACTTATGACATGGTTTAATAAAGAGCTTCTACTTTTATTTAGAACACCAGCGTATCTTCTAAATTGTATTTCAACTATAATAATCATACCAGTAGCTCTTGCAATGCCTATGATTGCTCAAGGTGGAATAGGCAAGATAAATGAGACGGCTAAATCAGTACTAGCGGATACACATAGTTTTAATATAATAATCGGAGTTGCCTTTGCTGTTGTTATTTTCTTTACTGCAACTAACCCTACGGCATCAACTTCTATTTCAAGAGAAGGGGATAATCTTTATATCTCAAAATTTTTGCCTGTAAGTTTTATGACTCAAATTATGGCTAAAGTATTAACTTCAGTGCTAATAAATAGTCTACTCGTGATTATATTTATGATAGCAGGTATAGTTGTTGGGGTGCCTATTACTTTACTATTGTTGATATTCATTCTAGCAATACTAGAGGTATTTATGTTTTCAATGCTTGGAATATTGATAGATCTGCAGTCGCCAAAGCTTGTTTGGGATGATGAACAAAAAGCAGTAAAACAAAACTTAAATCCATTAAAATGTGTACTTATAGGGCTAGTTATAGGTGGAGTTGGAGCAGTAGCAACTATATTTATAGGTGCAAATTATTTAATATCATATTTTGCATTAGCATTTATAACTTTGGTATTAAATATTGTATTATATAAAATACTAAGTACTGTAGGTGTTAAAATGTTTAGCAACCTAACAGATTAA
- a CDS encoding MATE family efflux transporter, with the protein MKIYKNTIIDVLNIALPAVGEMILYMMIGVFDTMMVGKYGGNLAVSSVGLGSEIIYTFSNILVANGISIGISSLVARKIGAKKLDMAEEYATLGFLTSVIISLCVFAFLFFSSSLLFRIVGAEENIVHLGTPYMKIASIGITFNMFMNSLNSSLRGSGNTKTPLIASIIINIINISLDYILIFGKLGIHPMGIMGAAIATTSAQIIGFIFILFYMYRYSEVKVRLKYIKQLNFSMFKGLMTLSIPSALQEGAFSISRLLSNFFIVSLGSFAFAANQITTSIESISFMPGWGFAIAATSLVGKKVGEKDYKKAKEYAYCSIFLATLIMIICSILFLVIPRFLVSLFIASNEKLVINEAIICLMLASLEQPFMALSMVAGGILKGSGDTKTPFKVSMFSSWIIRLPLMFIAIYIFKLPVMYAWLITGIQWVIDGSIIFILFRRRFSELY; encoded by the coding sequence ATGAAAATATATAAAAACACTATTATAGATGTATTAAATATAGCATTACCTGCAGTAGGTGAAATGATTCTATATATGATGATTGGTGTATTCGATACTATGATGGTAGGAAAATATGGTGGTAACTTAGCTGTAAGCAGTGTAGGTCTTGGTAGTGAAATAATATATACCTTTTCTAATATACTTGTGGCCAATGGAATATCAATAGGTATATCTTCTTTGGTTGCAAGAAAAATAGGTGCTAAAAAACTTGATATGGCCGAAGAGTACGCAACCTTGGGTTTTTTAACTTCAGTAATTATCTCACTATGTGTTTTTGCTTTCCTTTTCTTTAGTTCCTCATTATTGTTTAGAATAGTAGGTGCAGAGGAAAACATCGTACATCTAGGTACTCCTTATATGAAAATAGCTTCTATAGGCATTACCTTTAATATGTTTATGAATAGCCTTAATTCTTCCTTAAGAGGCTCTGGAAATACTAAAACCCCTTTAATAGCTTCTATAATAATAAATATAATAAATATATCTTTAGATTATATTTTAATCTTCGGCAAACTCGGCATTCATCCTATGGGAATTATGGGAGCTGCAATCGCAACCACTTCTGCGCAAATTATAGGTTTTATATTTATACTATTTTATATGTATAGATACTCGGAAGTAAAAGTAAGACTTAAGTATATAAAACAATTAAATTTTTCAATGTTTAAAGGTCTTATGACTTTGTCCATTCCTTCCGCGCTTCAAGAGGGTGCTTTTAGTATAAGTAGACTTTTAAGCAATTTCTTTATAGTTTCCTTAGGAAGTTTCGCTTTCGCAGCTAATCAAATAACAACTTCTATAGAATCAATATCCTTTATGCCTGGATGGGGTTTTGCTATTGCCGCAACATCCTTAGTCGGAAAAAAAGTTGGTGAAAAAGACTATAAAAAAGCAAAAGAATATGCTTATTGTTCTATATTTTTAGCGACACTTATTATGATAATTTGCTCCATATTATTTTTAGTTATTCCAAGATTCCTAGTCTCCTTATTTATAGCCTCAAATGAAAAACTCGTTATAAATGAAGCTATTATCTGTCTCATGTTAGCATCACTAGAGCAGCCTTTTATGGCTTTATCTATGGTTGCAGGCGGAATATTAAAAGGTTCCGGGGATACTAAGACACCTTTTAAAGTATCCATGTTTTCCAGTTGGATTATTAGACTTCCTCTAATGTTTATAGCAATTTATATCTTTAAATTGCCTGTTATGTACGCTTGGCTAATAACAGGTATACAATGGGTTATTGATGGTTCTATAATCTTCATATTATTCCGAAGACGTTTTAGTGAGTTATATTGA
- a CDS encoding MATE family efflux transporter, whose product MDRQKRLGEEHIGSLLLKFSVPAIIGMLVNALYNVVDRIFIGNIPGIGKDALTGVGITLPIMTIIMAFGMLVGIGTATAISIRLGQGKKDEAENILGNAFMLLIITGIVITIVGLLTMDPVLNAFGASEVTLKYAKQFIQVIFIGSIFNVLGFGLNHSIRADGNPKIAMFTMLIGAIINTILEPIFIFVLHLGVRGGAAATVIAQFVSMLWILRYFTKGNSILKLRVKNFKLKKEFVLSIVAIGISPFAMQIAASVVQIISNNALRTYGGDVSIAAMSIISSVAMIFMMPIFGINQGSLPIIGYNYGAKKYSRVKETVKKGSIAATAIVVVGFLVVEIIPHFVITIFNSDEELVRVGSNGLRIFLFMLPVIGFQAISANYFQSIGKAKMAMFLSMLRQVILLIPLLIILPTFLGLTGVWLAGPISDGLSALITAIVFYRDVKALKE is encoded by the coding sequence ATGGATAGACAAAAGAGGTTAGGTGAAGAACATATAGGGTCTTTACTATTAAAGTTTTCAGTACCAGCTATAATAGGAATGTTAGTTAATGCACTTTACAATGTAGTAGATAGAATATTCATAGGAAATATTCCTGGAATAGGAAAAGATGCATTAACGGGAGTTGGTATAACTCTTCCAATAATGACTATTATAATGGCTTTTGGTATGTTAGTAGGAATAGGTACAGCTACTGCTATATCTATAAGACTTGGGCAGGGAAAAAAAGATGAGGCAGAAAATATCTTAGGAAATGCTTTTATGCTTTTGATCATAACTGGAATAGTTATAACAATAGTAGGCCTCCTAACAATGGATCCAGTATTAAATGCATTTGGTGCTAGTGAAGTTACATTAAAGTATGCAAAGCAATTCATACAGGTAATATTTATAGGTTCCATATTTAATGTGCTTGGATTTGGGTTAAATCATTCAATAAGAGCTGATGGTAATCCTAAAATAGCTATGTTTACAATGCTTATTGGAGCTATAATAAATACTATATTAGAGCCAATATTTATTTTTGTTCTTCATTTAGGGGTAAGGGGTGGAGCTGCTGCTACAGTTATTGCACAGTTTGTATCTATGCTATGGATATTGAGATATTTCACTAAAGGGAACAGTATATTGAAGCTTAGAGTTAAAAACTTTAAGTTAAAAAAAGAATTTGTATTAAGTATAGTTGCAATAGGTATTTCTCCTTTTGCAATGCAAATAGCAGCAAGTGTTGTTCAAATTATATCAAATAATGCCTTAAGAACTTATGGTGGAGATGTGTCTATAGCTGCGATGTCAATTATAAGTTCTGTAGCTATGATATTCATGATGCCTATATTTGGTATAAACCAAGGTTCTTTACCTATAATAGGATATAATTATGGAGCGAAAAAATATTCGAGAGTAAAAGAAACTGTAAAAAAAGGATCTATAGCTGCAACGGCGATAGTTGTAGTTGGATTCTTAGTAGTAGAGATAATTCCTCACTTTGTAATAACTATATTTAACAGTGATGAAGAGCTTGTAAGAGTAGGTAGCAACGGTCTTAGAATATTCCTATTTATGTTACCTGTAATAGGCTTTCAGGCTATAAGTGCAAATTACTTCCAAAGTATAGGTAAGGCTAAAATGGCGATGTTCTTAAGTATGTTAAGACAGGTAATACTTTTAATACCGCTATTAATTATACTTCCTACATTTCTAGGACTTACTGGTGTTTGGCTTGCTGGTCCTATATCTGACGGACTTTCAGCACTTATAACAGCAATTGTATTCTATAGGGATGTAAAGGCATTGAAAGAGTAA
- a CDS encoding spore maturation protein, which yields MFNYLLKSVIPIIFIVILIYGMIKGRKVYEWFVEGAKEGLHVCYRIFPYLLSMIIAVKIFREAKLLDMLNNILAPVASIIGLPKELIPLILVKPLSGSGALGVLTDILKQYGPDSFIGLVGSVIMGSTETIFYTITVYFGAVGIKKIRHTLWAAFMADLTAIIVAVTVVRILFF from the coding sequence ATGTTTAACTACCTATTAAAAAGCGTAATACCAATAATATTTATAGTTATTTTAATCTATGGAATGATAAAGGGAAGAAAAGTTTATGAATGGTTTGTAGAAGGAGCAAAAGAAGGGTTACATGTATGTTATAGAATATTCCCATATTTATTGTCAATGATAATAGCAGTAAAAATATTTAGAGAAGCCAAACTCTTAGATATGTTAAATAATATTTTAGCGCCAGTAGCTTCTATTATAGGATTACCTAAGGAACTTATCCCTCTTATATTGGTTAAACCTCTTTCAGGAAGTGGTGCTCTTGGTGTACTTACAGATATACTAAAACAGTATGGACCGGATAGTTTTATTGGGTTAGTTGGTTCAGTAATAATGGGAAGTACTGAAACTATTTTTTATACAATCACAGTATATTTTGGGGCTGTTGGAATTAAGAAAATAAGACATACATTATGGGCTGCATTTATGGCGGATCTTACAGCTATTATAGTTGCGGTTACAGTAGTAAGGATTTTATTTTTTTAA
- a CDS encoding ACT domain-containing protein produces the protein MAGDIYYVISERVIPEIFLKVLKVNELLYTGEVKDITEGIRQVGISRSAYYKYKDHVFPMSESINSKKITLAVSMSHEAGILSKVLDKIAEMKGNVLTINQDIPMNMIAIATITVDISGLEIDVKALIKQIDCLKGVIKVKLFAME, from the coding sequence ATGGCAGGGGATATATACTATGTGATCAGTGAAAGAGTGATACCGGAAATATTTTTAAAGGTCTTAAAAGTAAATGAACTTTTATATACAGGTGAAGTAAAGGATATTACCGAGGGTATAAGGCAAGTTGGGATAAGTAGAAGTGCTTATTATAAGTATAAAGATCATGTGTTCCCAATGAGTGAAAGTATCAATTCAAAAAAGATAACTCTTGCAGTTAGCATGAGTCATGAGGCTGGGATATTATCTAAGGTTTTAGATAAAATAGCAGAGATGAAGGGCAATGTTCTTACAATAAACCAAGACATACCTATGAATATGATTGCTATTGCTACCATAACTGTTGATATATCTGGACTTGAAATTGATGTAAAAGCGCTAATAAAGCAAATAGATTGTTTAAAAGGGGTTATTAAGGTAAAACTATTTGCTATGGAATAA
- a CDS encoding LytR/AlgR family response regulator transcription factor produces MNIILCEDDEKQRIDILRNIDYIIKENNLEMSVYMSTDSPYDVLKIADESSEVKLYILDVELNSDIDGIELADKIRNKDPLSFLIFITSHSELAYLTFKYKVEAFDYIVKDSRGNLFKELNDALIKIQRRSSNGDENKKFFIIRDGRSITKIELEDILFFETTTIKNKLKVNCINRCKEFYSKLKDVEECLDERFIKCHKSFIVNTDNIELINKKEKLIYMKNGQTCYLSKTYTKELLEKLKYDK; encoded by the coding sequence ATGAATATAATATTATGCGAAGATGATGAAAAGCAAAGAATAGATATATTAAGAAATATCGATTATATAATAAAAGAAAATAATCTAGAGATGAGTGTATATATGTCTACAGATAGTCCTTATGATGTTTTAAAGATTGCCGATGAAAGTTCAGAAGTTAAATTGTACATATTAGATGTAGAACTTAATTCTGATATAGACGGGATAGAATTGGCTGATAAAATAAGAAATAAGGATCCACTATCTTTTTTAATATTTATTACTAGTCATTCGGAACTTGCCTACTTAACTTTTAAATATAAGGTAGAAGCATTTGATTACATAGTTAAAGATTCAAGGGGGAATCTATTTAAGGAATTAAACGATGCTTTAATAAAGATACAAAGAAGATCAAGCAATGGAGATGAAAATAAAAAGTTTTTTATAATAAGGGATGGAAGATCTATAACAAAGATTGAATTGGAAGACATATTATTTTTTGAAACTACAACAATTAAAAATAAACTTAAAGTGAATTGTATTAATAGGTGTAAAGAATTTTATAGTAAATTAAAAGATGTAGAGGAATGTTTAGATGAAAGATTTATTAAGTGCCATAAGTCTTTCATTGTGAATACAGATAACATTGAGCTGATAAATAAAAAAGAAAAGCTTATATACATGAAAAATGGACAAACATGTTATTTATCAAAAACATATACAAAAGAGTTATTAGAAAAATTGAAATATGATAAGTAA
- a CDS encoding phasin family protein, producing the protein MFNELKKVMLAGVGAVATTYEKANEIVNEMVEKGKITVDEGKELSEELMRDFKGKASTTTNKVMDKIDDIRPLTKQELNLDLKDRDIPTRMEFDSLKDRVEFLETKLSELMEKLDEGKEE; encoded by the coding sequence ATGTTTAATGAATTAAAAAAGGTTATGCTAGCAGGAGTAGGAGCAGTAGCAACTACTTACGAAAAGGCAAATGAGATTGTAAATGAAATGGTGGAAAAAGGAAAGATAACAGTGGATGAAGGTAAGGAATTATCGGAAGAGTTAATGAGAGATTTTAAAGGAAAAGCGTCAACTACAACTAATAAAGTTATGGATAAAATCGATGATATTAGACCACTTACTAAACAAGAGCTAAATTTAGATTTGAAGGATAGAGATATTCCTACTAGAATGGAATTTGACAGTTTAAAAGATAGAGTTGAATTTTTAGAAACTAAACTTTCAGAACTTATGGAAAAGCTCGACGAGGGCAAGGAAGAATAA
- a CDS encoding ABC1 kinase family protein: protein MRKETLKRFREIIKVFAYYGFGFLVNSAIKPTDNKSPENLRKAFIELGPTFIKIGQILSTRTDLLDEEYTKELSKLQDEVPWEAFSVIAKVFQEEFDLSMDDVFLYVESVPLASASVAQVHKGVLKDGREVVIKIQRPNIREKMELDISILKRIVKFTKTKFNGMLIDPIEALNEIMDATSKELDFEREKDNIDRFRELNKEVKCVAVPYVVEQFTSTRVLTMENIQGFKINDIYSIVKEGYDRTDVAKKLALSYCKQIFNDGFFHADPHPGNLLIRDGKICFIDFGLMGELSDAIRDSLNEAMVAIALKDIDKIIDFIMTVGVKKDRVDKHILYNDIEYLLSNYLATSLKNIKISTLLREVFDIAERNNIQLPTELVILVRGMVILEGVIAEIAPDMNILDVAIPFVKSKNKHYILNKLTSDDFAINAYSILRDSIKIPSKIVELSDSVIQGRARVNLQVPDLGKSVDYLNKMINRLVFGLIVAGMIIGSSIITGSNVGPRIRDISIIGITGYFASGIFALWLLISIIRSGNLK, encoded by the coding sequence ATGAGAAAAGAAACACTAAAAAGGTTTAGAGAAATAATAAAGGTGTTTGCTTACTACGGATTTGGTTTTTTGGTTAATAGCGCAATAAAACCAACTGATAATAAGTCTCCTGAAAATCTTAGAAAAGCCTTTATTGAGCTAGGACCAACTTTTATAAAGATTGGTCAGATACTCAGCACAAGAACTGATTTATTAGATGAAGAATATACAAAAGAACTCTCTAAACTACAAGATGAAGTACCTTGGGAAGCTTTTAGTGTTATTGCAAAGGTGTTTCAAGAAGAGTTTGACTTAAGTATGGATGATGTATTTTTATATGTGGAAAGTGTTCCTTTAGCTTCAGCATCAGTTGCACAAGTACATAAAGGCGTTTTGAAAGATGGAAGAGAAGTTGTGATAAAAATCCAAAGACCAAATATTCGTGAGAAGATGGAACTTGATATATCTATTCTAAAGAGAATTGTAAAGTTTACTAAGACAAAATTTAATGGTATGCTTATTGATCCAATAGAGGCCTTAAATGAAATTATGGATGCAACTAGTAAAGAATTAGATTTTGAAAGGGAAAAGGATAATATTGATAGGTTTAGAGAATTAAATAAAGAAGTTAAGTGTGTGGCTGTACCATATGTTGTTGAACAATTTACGTCAACAAGAGTACTTACTATGGAGAATATACAAGGTTTTAAGATTAATGATATATATAGTATAGTTAAAGAAGGATATGACCGTACAGATGTGGCAAAAAAGTTGGCTCTTTCATATTGCAAACAGATATTTAATGATGGATTTTTTCATGCTGACCCACACCCAGGCAATCTTCTAATAAGAGACGGAAAGATATGTTTCATAGATTTTGGTCTTATGGGAGAATTATCAGACGCTATAAGAGACTCTCTTAATGAAGCAATGGTTGCTATTGCACTAAAAGATATAGATAAGATAATAGATTTTATAATGACTGTAGGCGTAAAAAAAGATAGAGTAGATAAACATATATTATATAATGATATAGAATACCTACTATCGAATTATCTAGCTACATCTCTTAAAAATATAAAAATATCAACTCTGCTTAGAGAAGTTTTTGATATTGCTGAAAGAAATAATATACAGTTACCAACTGAACTAGTGATACTTGTTAGAGGAATGGTTATATTGGAAGGGGTAATAGCTGAGATTGCTCCAGATATGAATATATTAGATGTGGCAATACCTTTCGTTAAATCAAAAAATAAACATTATATATTAAATAAATTGACTAGTGATGATTTTGCAATTAATGCTTATTCTATATTAAGAGACAGCATTAAGATTCCTTCAAAGATAGTTGAACTCTCTGATAGTGTAATACAAGGAAGAGCAAGGGTTAATCTTCAAGTACCTGATCTAGGGAAGTCTGTAGATTATTTAAATAAGATGATAAACAGATTGGTTTTCGGTCTCATAGTAGCAGGAATGATTATTGGATCATCAATAATAACGGGGTCTAATGTTGGACCTAGGATAAGGGATATATCAATTATAGGAATAACGGGATATTTTGCATCGGGGATTTTTGCCTTATGGCTTTTAATATCTATAATAAGATCAGGAAACTTAAAATAA
- a CDS encoding nucleoside recognition domain-containing protein, translated as MINYIWFFMLLLGIAVGVFTGNGELISKAIVDSTASTTDLLLGLLGVMCFWCGTMKVAEKSGLTNVLANLLKPILRLLFKDAARDEKTLGSIVMNLTANMLGLSNAATPFGIKAMEEMDKLNPKRSIASNDMALFLVINAACVQFVPSTVISIRAAAGSSNPGAIIIPTLIATGCAAIMGVTCCKILQKYF; from the coding sequence ATGATTAATTACATATGGTTTTTCATGTTGCTTTTAGGAATAGCTGTAGGTGTATTTACTGGAAATGGAGAATTAATTTCAAAAGCAATAGTAGATTCAACAGCATCAACAACAGATTTGCTTCTTGGGCTTTTAGGTGTAATGTGCTTTTGGTGCGGAACTATGAAGGTTGCAGAGAAGAGTGGATTAACCAATGTATTAGCAAATCTACTAAAACCAATATTAAGGCTTTTATTTAAAGATGCGGCTAGAGATGAAAAAACTTTAGGTTCAATAGTTATGAATCTAACAGCAAATATGCTAGGTTTATCTAATGCTGCTACGCCTTTTGGGATTAAAGCTATGGAAGAAATGGACAAGCTAAACCCTAAGAGAAGCATTGCCTCAAATGATATGGCTTTGTTTTTAGTTATAAATGCAGCATGTGTTCAGTTTGTACCATCTACAGTAATATCGATAAGGGCTGCAGCTGGTTCAAGCAATCCAGGAGCGATAATAATTCCAACTCTTATTGCTACAGGATGCGCAGCTATAATGGGAGTTACCTGCTGCAAGATCCTACAAAAATACTTCTAG
- a CDS encoding ABC transporter ATP-binding protein has product MIEIMNVSKSYNKINNAVDSIDININDGEIFGFLGPNGAGKTTTIKMITGIIAPSKGDIKINGISITDNPLEAKKHFAYVPDSPDMFLRLKGIEYLNFMADVYNVPKEQRKKKIEELSKRFEMSTALTDQIQSYSHGMRQKIVLMGALIHDPEVWILDEPLTGLDPKSAYILKEMMREHTNSGKSVFFSTHVLDVAEKVCDRVAIINKGKILFCGTLTEMKEHFKTNESLEQMFLEMTENE; this is encoded by the coding sequence ATGATTGAAATAATGAATGTTTCTAAGAGCTACAACAAGATAAACAATGCTGTAGACAGTATAGATATTAACATAAATGATGGAGAGATATTTGGATTTTTAGGCCCTAATGGTGCAGGTAAGACAACTACTATAAAAATGATAACTGGAATAATAGCTCCAAGTAAAGGGGATATAAAGATAAATGGTATAAGCATAACAGATAATCCATTGGAAGCTAAGAAGCATTTCGCTTATGTACCAGATAGCCCAGATATGTTTTTGAGGTTAAAAGGTATAGAATATCTTAATTTTATGGCTGATGTTTATAATGTTCCAAAGGAACAGAGAAAGAAAAAGATTGAAGAACTTTCAAAGAGATTTGAAATGTCTACAGCACTAACTGACCAGATACAATCATATTCTCATGGTATGAGGCAAAAGATAGTGCTTATGGGAGCTTTGATACATGATCCGGAAGTATGGATATTAGATGAACCCCTTACTGGATTGGATCCAAAATCTGCATATATACTAAAAGAAATGATGAGAGAGCACACAAATTCAGGTAAAAGTGTATTCTTTTCAACCCATGTGTTAGATGTGGCTGAAAAAGTTTGTGATAGGGTAGCAATCATAAATAAAGGAAAAATACTGTTCTGTGGAACTTTAACTGAGATGAAAGAGCACTTTAAAACTAATGAGTCCTTAGAGCAGATGTTCTTGGAGATGACTGAAAATGAATAG